A genome region from Mesorhizobium sp. B2-1-8 includes the following:
- a CDS encoding mechanosensitive ion channel family protein, which produces MHHNIGFFKVGAMAGIDVVACRFDRKANSTMPLMIRRLGARYLARPTQRLLGAMFVLVARALIVGIALLLAGQAEAQAPATVPPERVKQLFELLDDPSVKAWVAEQRNQDAGSTGAPAKAGASPADASSDAVAAPGQMNTMASSTLDRIKHHIERIIQTLPLLPGQFALVRAKTMEDMSSKGSAGIIMLIAVFIAAGLALTWATYKLTRPFRLWIIAQPKDTPIGRVKKIGGRMLYSSTLIVSFALGSAGAFMLFDWPMLIREIVLTFLMAAVVTWGVRMYVMAMLVPSFMNVENAVEVRALPITNEAADHWSYWLPRIVGVFAFFGAAFILLPGLGIDQDGMMVLSLGADFVLLLLLVLAIWRRPRTQRVGARHSVHTEATWLLTAYFVVLFLQRIAGLYGYFWFTFAAFFLPLAIVTTQRGVNFVLRPGSEDLGRPTIPAVTIAVIDRGIRMIFILAAAYFLARVWGLNMQSMRDSDTTTTFILRGLINVVVIALAADFGWSIIKALIERKLGIETPHPVISDEEVPILDPQQARLHTLLPILQNILLASIIVMAVLMMLASMGIEIGPLIAGAGVVGVAVGFGAQTIVKDIISGVFFLLDDAFRVGEYISSGNYKGTVESFSLRSVKLRHHRGPLFTIPFGELGAVQNQSRDWVIDKFNITVGYNTDIDFARKLIKRIGLELAEDPDFKHWVLDPIKMQGVQEFGEYGIVLRVKATTRPGGAFAMKRKFYVRLRQVFKEQGIELPFPTVQVQGLQNPHGAENAPLDITPALQMAAAQSHTIRRRKKAGATE; this is translated from the coding sequence TTGCACCACAACATCGGCTTCTTCAAGGTAGGAGCAATGGCGGGCATAGATGTCGTTGCTTGCCGATTTGACCGGAAGGCTAACAGCACGATGCCACTCATGATTCGACGATTGGGAGCCAGGTATCTGGCACGCCCGACACAACGTCTCCTGGGCGCGATGTTTGTCCTGGTTGCCAGGGCGCTGATTGTTGGGATCGCCCTCTTGTTGGCTGGTCAGGCAGAGGCGCAGGCGCCGGCGACCGTCCCGCCTGAAAGGGTCAAACAGCTATTCGAGCTTCTCGACGATCCATCAGTGAAGGCCTGGGTGGCCGAACAGCGAAATCAGGACGCCGGGTCAACGGGAGCGCCTGCCAAGGCAGGAGCTTCTCCGGCCGACGCATCGTCCGACGCCGTGGCCGCACCAGGCCAGATGAATACGATGGCATCCTCGACGCTCGATCGGATCAAGCATCATATCGAAAGAATCATACAAACTTTGCCCTTGCTGCCCGGTCAGTTCGCGCTCGTCCGCGCAAAGACCATGGAGGATATGTCCAGCAAGGGATCGGCCGGAATAATCATGCTGATCGCGGTGTTCATCGCAGCCGGCCTGGCGCTCACTTGGGCAACGTATAAGTTGACCCGTCCATTTCGCCTTTGGATTATCGCGCAACCGAAGGATACGCCCATTGGGCGAGTCAAGAAGATTGGTGGTCGCATGCTTTATTCCAGCACGCTGATCGTCTCGTTCGCACTGGGCAGCGCCGGCGCGTTCATGCTGTTCGACTGGCCAATGCTTATCCGCGAGATAGTACTGACATTTCTGATGGCGGCGGTCGTTACATGGGGTGTGCGCATGTACGTCATGGCCATGCTCGTCCCTTCCTTCATGAACGTCGAGAACGCCGTCGAGGTTCGTGCCTTGCCAATCACCAACGAAGCGGCTGACCATTGGTCCTATTGGCTACCCCGGATCGTTGGCGTCTTCGCCTTCTTCGGCGCCGCGTTCATCCTCTTGCCAGGTCTCGGCATCGATCAGGACGGAATGATGGTCCTGTCGCTGGGCGCCGATTTCGTGCTGCTGCTGCTCTTGGTGCTGGCCATTTGGCGCCGGCCAAGAACGCAGCGAGTCGGTGCGCGCCACAGCGTTCACACGGAAGCGACATGGCTACTGACGGCTTATTTCGTCGTCCTGTTCCTGCAGCGCATCGCCGGCCTTTATGGATACTTCTGGTTTACCTTCGCCGCATTCTTCCTGCCGTTGGCAATCGTGACGACGCAACGCGGGGTTAATTTCGTCCTGCGGCCAGGTTCGGAAGATCTCGGCCGGCCTACGATCCCGGCGGTGACGATCGCTGTCATCGATCGCGGAATCCGAATGATTTTCATCCTGGCGGCGGCTTACTTTCTCGCGCGTGTCTGGGGTCTGAATATGCAATCCATGCGGGACAGCGATACGACGACGACCTTCATATTGCGCGGCTTGATCAATGTCGTGGTCATTGCCCTCGCAGCCGATTTCGGCTGGTCGATCATCAAAGCCTTGATCGAACGAAAGCTGGGCATCGAAACACCGCACCCTGTGATCAGCGACGAAGAGGTCCCGATCCTCGATCCGCAGCAGGCGCGGCTGCACACGCTCTTGCCGATCCTCCAGAACATTCTGCTCGCATCGATCATCGTGATGGCGGTGCTGATGATGCTCGCCTCAATGGGTATCGAGATCGGCCCGCTGATCGCTGGCGCTGGCGTCGTCGGCGTGGCGGTGGGCTTTGGGGCACAAACCATCGTCAAGGACATCATTTCGGGCGTGTTTTTTCTGCTCGACGATGCGTTTCGCGTCGGCGAATATATTTCCTCGGGCAATTACAAGGGTACCGTGGAAAGCTTTTCGCTGCGCTCGGTGAAGCTGCGCCACCATCGAGGTCCGCTGTTCACCATACCTTTCGGTGAACTCGGGGCCGTCCAGAACCAGAGCCGTGACTGGGTTATCGACAAATTCAACATCACCGTCGGCTATAACACCGATATCGATTTCGCTCGCAAGCTGATCAAGCGGATCGGGCTCGAGCTGGCGGAAGATCCCGATTTCAAACACTGGGTGCTCGACCCGATCAAGATGCAGGGCGTACAGGAGTTCGGCGAGTACGGCATCGTATTGAGGGTCAAGGCCACGACCAGACCGGGAGGCGCCTTCGCTATGAAACGCAAATTCTATGTACGCCTGCGCCAGGTCTTCAAGGAGCAGGGCATCGAACTCCCATTCCCGACCGTCCAGGTCCAGGGGCTACAGAATCCACATGGGGCAGAGAATGCGCCGCTGGACATCACACCCGCGTTGCAAATGGCCGCCGCGCAATCGCACACCATTCGTCGCAGAAAAAAAGCTGGCGCAACGGAATAG
- a CDS encoding glutathione binding-like protein translates to MKLFYNPLARSLSYHIALLEAGASFERETVNLKTKRTASGDDFTGITRREYVPTLVLDNGETLTENVAVLDWIASQYPELGVGGPLGRTRVLKALTYISTEIHRSFKPMWHQDSDAEKAKASATNAMQFDLFADGLWTDYLFGDNPSVADFYLLVTLPWVARFHVPIPAPVGIPARPNGGPSCGAHRDGTRRARLTANWISLHPPNTR, encoded by the coding sequence GTGAAGCTCTTCTATAACCCTCTTGCCCGCAGCCTTTCTTACCACATCGCCCTACTGGAGGCTGGTGCTTCCTTCGAGCGCGAAACGGTGAACCTCAAGACGAAAAGAACGGCCTCTGGGGATGATTTCACCGGCATCACGCGCAGGGAGTACGTTCCAACCCTCGTGCTGGATAACGGGGAGACGTTGACAGAAAATGTCGCCGTTCTCGACTGGATCGCGTCGCAATATCCAGAACTGGGCGTCGGAGGGCCGCTGGGCCGTACCCGCGTTCTGAAGGCGCTGACCTACATTTCAACCGAAATACATCGAAGCTTCAAGCCCATGTGGCATCAGGACAGCGATGCGGAAAAGGCCAAGGCGAGCGCGACGAATGCGATGCAATTCGACCTGTTCGCCGATGGTCTGTGGACCGATTATCTATTCGGCGACAACCCGAGTGTCGCGGATTTCTACCTCCTCGTAACGCTGCCTTGGGTCGCGCGCTTCCACGTCCCGATCCCTGCGCCCGTTGGAATCCCTGCGCGCCCGAATGGCGGCCCGTCCTGCGGTGCGCATCGCGATGGAACGCGACGGGCTCGTCTAACCGCGAACTGGATCTCCTTGCATCCACCAAACACAAGATAA
- a CDS encoding preprotein translocase subunit YajC, which yields MLDHSVPREFEIGDEVALTGTVTTMLPSGRAKVNIPSYDPPYSVDPPPKTRAGDKVVLVGDIIRIDRKDDKLTVRIDCGGIITVGRSAVTRLRKYRGSSSR from the coding sequence ATGCTAGACCACAGCGTGCCCCGGGAATTTGAGATCGGTGACGAGGTCGCCTTGACGGGTACGGTCACCACCATGCTGCCTAGCGGACGTGCCAAAGTAAACATTCCATCGTATGACCCACCCTATTCGGTTGACCCGCCACCGAAAACCCGCGCTGGAGATAAGGTCGTTCTTGTTGGGGACATCATCCGTATCGATCGCAAAGACGACAAGTTGACGGTGCGGATTGACTGCGGCGGTATCATCACCGTCGGACGCTCGGCGGTTACCAGGCTGAGAAAGTACCGCGGGTCTTCATCGCGCTGA
- a CDS encoding alpha/beta fold hydrolase produces MDKSKSNEKIDHSRRRIVGAAAMTFAATEFGLNVPVTAAGWAKQATASATQPAHRSFGSLRQVNAGALSIGYAELGPADIAPVVLLHGWPYDIHTYADVAPMLASKGHRVIVPYVRGYGTTRFHSDATMRNGQQSALATDTIALMDALGIERATIAGCDWGARTANVVAALWPERCKAMVSVSGYLIGNQQVGILPLPPKAELQWWYQYYFATDRGRAGYEKYTRDFAKLIWQLASPKWNFDDATFERSAAAFDNPDHVSIVIHNYRWRLGLAEGEPKYDDLEQRLAQAPVIAVPTITLEGDANGAPHPDASSYAKKFSGRYSHRVISGGIGHNLPQEAPREFANAVIEADRY; encoded by the coding sequence ATGGATAAGAGCAAGTCTAACGAGAAAATCGACCATAGTCGCCGCCGCATTGTTGGTGCCGCGGCAATGACGTTCGCCGCCACCGAGTTTGGCTTGAATGTGCCGGTAACGGCAGCCGGTTGGGCGAAGCAGGCAACAGCGTCTGCAACGCAGCCGGCGCACAGATCATTCGGCTCGCTCAGGCAGGTCAATGCCGGAGCGCTGAGCATCGGATATGCGGAGCTGGGACCCGCCGACATCGCGCCCGTCGTCCTGCTTCACGGCTGGCCTTACGATATTCACACCTACGCCGACGTCGCGCCCATGCTCGCTTCGAAGGGGCACCGCGTGATTGTGCCTTACGTGCGCGGCTACGGCACGACGCGCTTCCATTCGGACGCGACGATGCGCAACGGCCAGCAGTCGGCGCTCGCCACAGATACGATCGCCCTGATGGACGCGCTAGGAATCGAAAGGGCCACGATAGCCGGTTGCGACTGGGGCGCCCGGACAGCGAACGTCGTCGCCGCGCTCTGGCCTGAACGTTGCAAGGCGATGGTCTCGGTGAGCGGCTATCTCATTGGCAATCAGCAAGTCGGCATCCTGCCGCTGCCACCGAAGGCGGAGCTGCAATGGTGGTACCAATATTACTTCGCCACGGACCGCGGTCGTGCTGGCTACGAGAAATACACGCGCGATTTCGCCAAACTTATCTGGCAGCTCGCTTCGCCGAAGTGGAATTTCGATGATGCCACCTTTGAGCGCAGCGCCGCGGCCTTCGACAATCCGGACCATGTCAGTATCGTGATCCACAACTACCGCTGGCGGCTCGGGCTTGCCGAAGGCGAGCCGAAATACGATGATCTGGAACAGCGGCTCGCCCAGGCCCCGGTCATTGCCGTGCCTACCATCACCCTCGAAGGCGACGCCAATGGCGCGCCACATCCGGACGCCAGTTCCTACGCCAAGAAATTCTCCGGCAGATATTCGCACAGGGTCATCAGCGGCGGCATCGGACATAATCTGCCGCAGGAAGCTCCGCGAGAATTTGCCAACGCAGTCATCGAGGCCGACCGCTACTGA